Part of the Paenibacillus sp. JNUCC32 genome is shown below.
ACCACTTTCGCTCCTACCTCGTACGGAGCTTTCCTTTCCTTCCAGGCATCCTTCTCCTTGCGAAAATTCACCGTCCCGCCACCGTCAATGAGAACATGCTTGCCCGAAGGCGTTGTGACCAATATCGAATCTCCCTGTCCCACATCCAGGAATTGCACCAGTCCCGCCCCTTGCGTAGACGGCGACTGATAGCCGCTGTACAGCAGAACAATCAAAATCCCGGTCAGCAGGGCTATCGCAGCTCCCGGGGCATACCGTTCGATATGATGACTGGCACGAAGGAAGCCTCTCCATCGCAAAGCACCGGCCAATCGACCCACGATCGGCAGCGTGTCCACGCCGGACAAGTCTGCTCTACCGCCCCATGGCGGGCGTCCGTCCAATGGCTCCGTATCATTCGAACCGTTCTGCCCGCCCTCGGGATTCTTGAATCTCTTGTTCAGGATGGACAGCAAAGCATACAGGACAACGAAATAACACAGTATCCAGGCTAACGACGGGGACGGCCACAATGTCATAAAAACCGAGGAACCATTCATCCATTCAACGATCTGGAACGTGATATGGTTTAACCATTCGGTCACGGCGGCCAGCCAGCCCGCCCCGCGCATCCATACCCATCCCATCAACAGAGACACCATGCCTAAAGGCAGAACGACCAGGCTAATGACCGGAACGAGGATCAGATTGGCGAAAACGGAAATAAGCGAGACCTGGTTGAAGTAATAGATGGTGAGCGGAAAGGAAATCAGCTGCGCCACGACCGTTATGCCGACGGTTCCCCCCAGCCAGCGGGGCAAGAATGCCAGCAGCGGCATCAGCTTGGGCACGAATATCATCAAACCCGCCGTCACGATGAAGGACAGCTGAAAGCTGACGTTCACGAGAAAATACGGATTCCACACCAGCATGGCAAGCGCGGCCACGCTGAGGATATGCAGCCCATCCTTCAAAAGCCGCCGCCGCGCTGCATACAAACCGATCATTCCCATGATGCCCGCGCGCACGATGGAAGGACTCGCCCCGGTCAGCAGGACATATACGGGAATCAGCCACATCACCACAGTCAGCGAGGCCTCCCTCGTCATTCGAAGGGTTGTGCATACGAATAGCAGGCATCCTACAACCACGGCCACATGCATGCCCGATATCGCAAGAATATGAGTCAATCCCAAACGCGAGAACTCCATGAATGTATCGGGATCCAAGTCATCCTGATTGCCAATGACGAGTCCCTTCATATACCCCGCATGGATGCCGCCGTACAATTGATCCAGCTTGCTTCCAAGCTTGTCGCGAAGGGCATCATTCCATCTGAGAACATGGCTTAATTTCCAGCTGTCTGGCGGTTCGATCACCGCTTGGTCCGAGCCCTTCACTTTGACGATCCAATGAATCTTCTGAGTACGCAAATACTGAAGGTAATCAAACCCGCCAAAATTTCGGGCCACTCCAGGCCTCTGCATTTCCCCGCTCAGCTGTATGCGGTCCCCGCGCTGCCATTGGTTCACAATCTCCAGCTCCGTTTTATTCAGCAGTTTTACTTGGACCATAACGATATCGTCTGTATTCAGCATCATGCTGTCATTCGGATCGGCTTGTTTTTGCACAACCGGGTGATTGGATTGGATCAGATCAGCCCGCTGCAAGGTTACCTGGAAATCAGCCCGGTCGCCATCCACCTCGACAGGAGAAGAAATCACCCCGAACGCAGTAACAGGAATGGGTTCAGTCGACTCTTCCGCTGCAAGGACCGACTCGAAATCACTTACATTCGCCGCATCATGCCATTCCCAGTACGAGCCCGATACGCACAATGAGAATAGCATGCAGATCGTAAACAGGCGCCCTGCGCCCACCCACTGGCATACAGCTAATAATAGAAGAATTAGCCCGACCGCAATCACGGCGAGCTTCCATCCGTCATACAGGCATGCAGCACCGCTGCCGACCACCCATAACACGGTAAACACAAGTAATGGCCTTCGTTTCATCATTGAATGTATCCCCTTCTTGACGAAATAAAAAAAAGAACCCTTGCCTGCAAATCGCAGTCAAAGGTTCTTCCTCCATAACTTCCTATTCCTATCATTCGCATCGTCAATGCATGATCTATTCCGCTACCGTCATCAAGGTTTCGCGCGGCGGCTCGTATGCTTCAAGCTGCCGAAACGAAATCCCCTTCTGTTCCATCATGCGGGACACCTTGCCGGAGTCCTTGGGATAAGGACGATGGAACACAACCTCGACAATGCCGCTGTTGGCAAGCATGTTCGCACAGGTCCAGCAAGGCTCGTCTGTCACGTACACCGTACTGCCCTCCCTGTCGATCCGGTCCGTGAACAGCAGCAGATTCTGCTCGGCATGAATCGTACGGATGCAGCGCTGCTTCTTCACCATGCTTTCCTTGCCGTCCTGCACGACCAATTCATAATCCTCCGCGATCATACAACCAGCTTCCGAGCAATCCGGCACCCCCATCGGCGCGCCGTTATAAGCCGTCCCGAGCAGCTTCTTGCCCTGCACCAGCACCGCTCCCACATGACGCCGAGGGCATTGAGAACGGGTAGATACCATAAAGGCAATATCCATGAAATAAGTATCCCAATCTTTACGTTGATCTGCACTCATCATCTGTCACCTGTTCCTTGTCAATATCTCCTTTATTGTAGCACATAGCTAAAGTCCTACGTAAGGCTTCATCTTCTCCAGCATTTTGGGCCCGATGCCCTTTACGTTCATCAAGTCGGCCTGAGTTCGAAACGGGCCGAACTGATTCCGGTAATCGATAATCGCCTTGGCCTTGGCCTCGCCAATGCCGGGCAGCTCCATCAGCGTGGCTGCATCCGCCGTATTCACATTGATCAATCCGGACGGATCCGGAATGGACGGCGGCAGCGCTGGAGGTTCATTGGCAGAGACCGGTTGACCGACAGCCTCCGGCGGGGATGAAGCCGGCGAGACGGCTGCCTGATCAGAAGCTGAAGATGGTGAGGCTTCCGCTCCTTGGCCGTTCCCGGCCGCAGCAGCCGAGTCCAGACTTGGCACCGGTTCCTTCGCGTTCGTAGCCGGCTCGCCTTGTCCACCCTGAGCGGTCTTTGCAGCATCAGCAGAATCCCTTCGAGCGTCAGCAGGGGCTGCAGCCCCTCCCGCATCCTTATCCCGGGAATCGGAAGCAAGCGCCTTCGCACCGGCGCTCTCCTCCATGGTCATGACTTGCTCCAGCTGTTCGTTTAACGGCTGCCAGCCCTCGATCCCCTGTTCCGTACCGCCGGCAAACAAGATGAGTCCGCAGCCCGCAAGCGTTGCGGCAAGACTCCAACCTAAAGATATCCGTTTCATCCAAGACCTCTCCTTAACTTCAAAGTTCAATTCGTACAAACTCTGGAATAATCTTCGGCTTCCCCACCGGAATCGCATGAAAAACCGTCATGAATCGGCATCTTCCCCGCATACATTAGACGTAAGGACGGTACATTTCTGCCGTAAAGCGCGAAAGGAGGGAACATACACATGAAGGTCGGTTTTATCGGTACGGGCAGCATGGGTAGTCTGTTGATCGATGCCTTCATTCAATCGGGCGCACTCCTGCCTGAGCAGATTCGGGTCAGCAACCGAAGCCCAGAAAAGCCGCTGCAGTTGGCAAAACGTCATCCCGGTCTGACGGTATGCAGCAGTAACACGGAGACGGCTTCTCAAAGCGACCTGCTATTTTTATGTATCAAGCCGTTGGAATTCAAAGCGGTCATCGGCGAAATCAAGGATCGGCTCGAAACCCGGCAAATCGCCATATCCATCACAAGTCCGGTCCAACTGATCCATCTGGAATCATCGCTGCCCTGCAAGGTAGCGAAAATCATACCGAGCATCACTAACATCACCGGAGGCGGAGCATCGTTATGCGTGTATGGTTCCCGAATAAAAGAAGAAGACAGGCAGCTTATAGAAAGCCTCCTGTCTTATATCAGCAGGCCGCTCAAGATACTGGAATCGCACACGCGAATCACTTCCGATTTCTCCAGCTGCGGGCCTGCTTTTTTAAGTTTATTCATGGAAAAATGGATCGACGCTGCCGTTGAAATGACCGGAATCGACCGCAGGTCCCTCAATGCACTAGCCGGCGAAATGCTGCTTGGCACCGGCAAGCTGCTAACGGAGGAGGGCTTCTCCCCCGAAGAGCTGCAAAAGCGGGTGGCGGTTCCCGGAGGCATCACGGCCCAGGCTCTGGCACTGCTGGAATCGAACCTGAACGGGTTGTTCTACCAATTGATCCAAACCACACACGACAAGTATGAGGAGGATTTGGCCAAACTGGATGCTGCCTTCGGTTTTACGATTAACCGGCCACGATATTGACCAGTTTACCCGGTACGGCAATGATTTTGCGAATACTCTTGCCTTCCAGCGCCTGCTTGACATTTGGAAGGGAGAGGCTATGTTGTTGCATGGCTTCTTGGTCCATGTCTTTCGCGATTTTGGCGCGTTCCACGATTTTGCCGTTGACTTGCACCACGATCTCGACTTCTGCCTCTACGGTCCAAGCCTCGTCAAACTCAGGCCATGGCACGTAAGTTACGCTCTCCGTGTAGCCTAAACGGCTCCACAGCTCTTCAGCCAGGTGAGGGGCAAGCGGGGAAAGCAGTTGGACGAAGTTCTCCATCGCCTTGCGAGGAAGCACTTCGCTCTTGTACCCCTCGTTGATGAATATCATCAACTGGCTGATCGCTGTGTTAAAGCGCAGATGCTCAAAGTCGTCGGTCACTTTCTTAATCGTTTTGTGCAGCGTGCGTTTGAATTCGTCCGTACCCTCGCCATCCACGATTTTAGGATTCAATTGACCGTCGTCTCCGATGAACAGACGCCATACGCGGGAAAGGAAGCGGTGCGTTCCTTCAACGCCGTTGGTGTTCCATGGCTTCGTCGCTTCCAGCGGCCCCATGAACATTTCGTATACGCGCAGCGTGTCAGCGCCATACTCGTTCACGATATCGTCCGGATTGATGACGTTGCCGCGGGATTTACTCATTTTCTCATTGTTGTTCCCCAGGATCATGCCCTGATTGACCAGCTTCTGGAAAGGCTCCTTCGTATCGACGACGCCCAGGTCATACAATACTTTGTGCCAGAAGCGCGCATACAGCAAGTGCAGCACAGCATGCTCCACGCCGCCGATGTACAGGTCAACCGGCAGCCATTCCTTCTGTTTCTCCTTGGAGCACAGTTCGTTATGGTTATCCGGATCGATGTAACGCAGGTAGTACCAGCAGCTGCCGGCCCATTGCGGCATCGTATTGGTTTCGCGGCGGGCTTTCATGCCCGTTTCGGGATCAACCGTCTCCACCCACTCCGTCACGTTGGCCAGCGGCGATTCGCCGGTTCCGGACGGTTTAATCTGGTCTACATCCGGCAGAAGCAATGGAAGCTGATCTTCCGGCACGGTCTTCATCGTTCCGTCTTCCAGATGCAGAATCGGAATCGGCTCGCCCCAATAGCGTTGACGGCTGAACAGCCAGTCGCGCAGACGGTAGGTTACCTTCTTCTTGCCCTTGCCCTCTTTCTCCAGCCATTCATTCATCGCCTGGATAGCCTCTTCATTATCCAGCCCGT
Proteins encoded:
- a CDS encoding ComEA family DNA-binding protein; amino-acid sequence: MKRISLGWSLAATLAGCGLILFAGGTEQGIEGWQPLNEQLEQVMTMEESAGAKALASDSRDKDAGGAAAPADARRDSADAAKTAQGGQGEPATNAKEPVPSLDSAAAAGNGQGAEASPSSASDQAAVSPASSPPEAVGQPVSANEPPALPPSIPDPSGLINVNTADAATLMELPGIGEAKAKAIIDYRNQFGPFRTQADLMNVKGIGPKMLEKMKPYVGL
- a CDS encoding ComEC/Rec2 family competence protein yields the protein MMKRRPLLVFTVLWVVGSGAACLYDGWKLAVIAVGLILLLLAVCQWVGAGRLFTICMLFSLCVSGSYWEWHDAANVSDFESVLAAEESTEPIPVTAFGVISSPVEVDGDRADFQVTLQRADLIQSNHPVVQKQADPNDSMMLNTDDIVMVQVKLLNKTELEIVNQWQRGDRIQLSGEMQRPGVARNFGGFDYLQYLRTQKIHWIVKVKGSDQAVIEPPDSWKLSHVLRWNDALRDKLGSKLDQLYGGIHAGYMKGLVIGNQDDLDPDTFMEFSRLGLTHILAISGMHVAVVVGCLLFVCTTLRMTREASLTVVMWLIPVYVLLTGASPSIVRAGIMGMIGLYAARRRLLKDGLHILSVAALAMLVWNPYFLVNVSFQLSFIVTAGLMIFVPKLMPLLAFLPRWLGGTVGITVVAQLISFPLTIYYFNQVSLISVFANLILVPVISLVVLPLGMVSLLMGWVWMRGAGWLAAVTEWLNHITFQIVEWMNGSSVFMTLWPSPSLAWILCYFVVLYALLSILNKRFKNPEGGQNGSNDTEPLDGRPPWGGRADLSGVDTLPIVGRLAGALRWRGFLRASHHIERYAPGAAIALLTGILIVLLYSGYQSPSTQGAGLVQFLDVGQGDSILVTTPSGKHVLIDGGGTVNFRKEKDAWKERKAPYEVGAKVVVPLLKKRGVHQLEAVIMTHGDQDHIGGLLAVLQEIPVKSVVFNGTLTESASFRKLMLSAVEQRIPVYRAGAESEWKLDGHTEIRFLSPLFPESGEVIKALPLIKEQNHASLVFVLQMNGSRVLFTGDTDQAAERKILQHLEGQSQDDPAVEDRIDVMKVAHHGSKTSTSAPWLNAWKPTAAVISAGVNNMYGHPHPDVVGRLERFQSIIYQTNLHGEIQMRIKNGHIETRTKIP
- the leuS gene encoding leucine--tRNA ligase yields the protein MTDNQPTGHGYQPQAIEPKWQQYWDENKTFKTEDSSSKPKFYALDMFPYPSGAGLHVGHPEGYTATDIVSRYKRMRGYNVLHPMGWDAFGLPAEQYAMDTGKHPREFTVQNIDTFRRQIKSLGFSYDWDREISTTDPEYYKWTQWIFIQLYKRGLAYVAEVPVNWCEALGTVLANEEVIDGRSERGGHPVVRKPMRQWILRITEYADRLLEDLDELDWSESLKDMQRNWIGKSTGAEVRFDIEGYDGHLEVFTTRPDTLFGASYCVLAPEHDLVDKIATADQREAVKAYQDQAARKSDLERTDLAKDKTGVFTGAYAVNPVNGAKVPIWIADYVLAGYGTGAIMAVPGHDSRDWEFAKQFGLPIIEVVQGGNVEEEAYTGTGAHVNSGFLNGLDNEEAIQAMNEWLEKEGKGKKKVTYRLRDWLFSRQRYWGEPIPILHLEDGTMKTVPEDQLPLLLPDVDQIKPSGTGESPLANVTEWVETVDPETGMKARRETNTMPQWAGSCWYYLRYIDPDNHNELCSKEKQKEWLPVDLYIGGVEHAVLHLLYARFWHKVLYDLGVVDTKEPFQKLVNQGMILGNNNEKMSKSRGNVINPDDIVNEYGADTLRVYEMFMGPLEATKPWNTNGVEGTHRFLSRVWRLFIGDDGQLNPKIVDGEGTDEFKRTLHKTIKKVTDDFEHLRFNTAISQLMIFINEGYKSEVLPRKAMENFVQLLSPLAPHLAEELWSRLGYTESVTYVPWPEFDEAWTVEAEVEIVVQVNGKIVERAKIAKDMDQEAMQQHSLSLPNVKQALEGKSIRKIIAVPGKLVNIVAG
- a CDS encoding deoxycytidylate deaminase; translation: MSADQRKDWDTYFMDIAFMVSTRSQCPRRHVGAVLVQGKKLLGTAYNGAPMGVPDCSEAGCMIAEDYELVVQDGKESMVKKQRCIRTIHAEQNLLLFTDRIDREGSTVYVTDEPCWTCANMLANSGIVEVVFHRPYPKDSGKVSRMMEQKGISFRQLEAYEPPRETLMTVAE
- the comER gene encoding late competence protein ComER → MKVGFIGTGSMGSLLIDAFIQSGALLPEQIRVSNRSPEKPLQLAKRHPGLTVCSSNTETASQSDLLFLCIKPLEFKAVIGEIKDRLETRQIAISITSPVQLIHLESSLPCKVAKIIPSITNITGGGASLCVYGSRIKEEDRQLIESLLSYISRPLKILESHTRITSDFSSCGPAFLSLFMEKWIDAAVEMTGIDRRSLNALAGEMLLGTGKLLTEEGFSPEELQKRVAVPGGITAQALALLESNLNGLFYQLIQTTHDKYEEDLAKLDAAFGFTINRPRY